DNA from Rosa rugosa chromosome 6, drRosRugo1.1, whole genome shotgun sequence:
tgtctacgagagggatgcatttagatttgctacaccaaaaccttgcccggtaaacccagtgggagaaacccgtggtcgaagggaaaagatgagcaaatgcatatatgtcaaatcaaagcatcttcaggatgtagtataagtggggtgaccattctaaagatgtgcctcgttaaaaccttgccaggtaacaaaacccagtgggacaaaataaccctggacgaaggacgaaaagagtacacgatggtcaagtgtatatgcttcgggatactccccctgatttcgactccccctgaaaattacatgttaggtaattcagatagtttacgtagaccaataccttgaacatgcttctggaatgtagactttggtagtgacttggtaaagaggtctgcacgattatcttcagatcgaatctgcttgacttcaatcttctgatgctcctgttgttgctgattgaagaagaacttcggtgcaatatgtttggtgttgtctcctttgatgaaacccgtcttcatctgctctatgtaagcagcattatcctcgtagataatggttggttcatcagtggtggaatgcagtccacatgtgcttcgaacatgctttgtaacggctcttagccatgtacattcacatactgcttcttgaagagctagtatctcagcatgattcgaagaggtagcaacaagtgtctatttcgtagacctccaagaaattgcagtattcccaatggtaaagacataaccagtttgggaacgtgccttgtgcgggtctgatagatagtctatatcagcatatccaacaaggcgagcatcattctgaggatcaagggggtttgatccattccttgatgcgtagggatagaataagcccatatccgttgtacctctaaggtagcggaaaaatgtctttcatgccattccagtggcggcgtgttggcgcagagctatatctagctaacaagttcacatcgaatgagatgtcctatctagggcattgagccaagtacaataatgcgcctattgcacttagatatgagacttctggtaccaatatctcttcgttatcatctgcaggacgatacggttctctctagacttcagacgaccatgggtgtgcttgcttttatcctcattaaagcatcttaacatcttctggatgtaatttggttgatggaccaaaatttcatctgcactgtgctcgggctccaggtcgagacaataatttgttctcccaaggcctttcatctcaaattccaacttcaggtgctttgcggtttccttgatctcttcaggagtatcgatcaaattcatgtcattgacatagaccgccacaattctaaactaggaacttgtttccttaataaacacgcatgggcatagtttattattcacatatcccatcctgattaaatattcacttagacggttataccacctccgtctggattgtttcaatccataaagtgaacgcctcaaaactaatggagagcgtgttccgtggtctagaactatttgcatcgggtatattaagttcttcaggaactttcaggtatatttctgtattatgatccccctagagataagttatgaccacattcataagctgcatattcagtttttcggaaactaccaaattgataaggtagtggaacgttatgacgttcattacgggagaatacgcgtcctcgtaatcaatcacagggcgttgagaaaattcttgcgccactagacgagctttgtgtatcacaatctcatttttctcattacgcttccttataaatacccatttaaattctacaggtttaacatggggaggtgtaggaacaacaggtccaaaacacctttctctttgtcaaggaatctaatttgacctggattgcttctttccattttggccagtcgtctctacgttgacattatcaacggagcgaggttcgatgtcatcgttatttataatttcggtagctactgcgaatacaaatatatcatcgatgataatctcattccgattccagatctcacttaagcatgcataatttaccgagatttctctattctcgggagtgggttcagacgttggagcgtcccccaacgttgtctcttctaggacggacccataatctggaattatctcgtgagatggatcagctgagatcgcgatgtctagtggattcgtttgtgccggttttaccctcttccggggataagaatccttcgaacctagtggtctacctagcttctgggcagggatatgtgactggttagccgccatggtcgtacctcgtccatctgggacgacgcgtcctacagggacatctatccttgcaggcacatttgcagcaggtatatgtgatctcgtcactttagctagatcagagaaagcgtctggcatattttgggctacactctgtagatctagaattctccgcacttcattatcacattgtgcggttcggggatcaagatgagacatagtggggactttccacgtcaattcacgtcgttcatcaggaacggtaacgttcttatctccccctaacggcgggaagactgtctcatcaaagtaacaatccgcaaatctagcggtaaagagatcgcctgtcaagggctctaaaaagCGTATAATGGATGGGGATTCATAACCGACATATATGCCCATCCttcgttgaggacccaattttgtacgttgtgacggcacaattggcacgcggactgcatacccaaatgcgagtaagtgcgaaacatcaggttcgtacccagttaccaactgtaacgcggagtaaggttgggtagcagtgggcctcaacgggaccaacatagctgcatgcaagattgcatagccccacgcaaaaactagaagcttggtgcgcattaccaagattctatttgcgagaccatcttgggtgtgaacatagggaactatatgttcagcatcaatcccaagggatatgcaataatcatcgaaagacttcaatgtaaactctccggtattatcaagtcttatagactttatgggataatccgagtggtgaaccctcaatttcatgatctgggtgagagtttagcaaaagcagcgttttcttgtggacaatagtgtaacatgtgatcactttgtcgatacatcaaccaaaaccattaatatttaactggtccacatggtggttggatatatatgtccacaaatttcccttgcattctgtgcagaaaaatggtgatgtatgtactagtctttgcatatgatggtctagtatggcatagcgtgtcattatatacaagacccttattcagaaggggatgcacctgcaatgaattgaggatacggtgcatcatactttgacctgggtgtcccaaacggtcatgccatagcaagtagttgcttaaattagttagcttctagctaacagattccaatttctccaatgtacgcttctggccacacactttggaggttatgcaaagatattacactcatttttctcagtggtttcagcgtgataaccgttggttcgaatatccttaatactcaataacgttcttctggaacgtggagattataaggcctcattaatggtaggttcagtaccattggacaacatatagtgggttttgccataaccctctatcaggttggattggcctgatacggttgtcacagaggtatgaatagacaataagtttgaaaaatatctccaatctgggagtatggtctgcgtaatagcacttttaaccagacaacaaacttccccacagaatatgcctattcatttatttaattcaatggatcacatgtatgaataagtttattgaattaaatatattcgaacataaccacatttctataatccaaaataattgaaaacataaatcaccaaaatccgaagatgtttcattcattaagatgaaatagatatggcacaaggggccaattatacccatgtcttcgagttctaatcctcggtatgttcagtaactgcctgaaaatccgtgatctctagtgtggaatcgatagaaaatgaccctttaataaagttggtatttcgagttccgcgaccggcgtaatactcatctactgcttaggctatcgcacaacaggtgcgggaccaacagtcaattcctccacattgataacaaagatcatgctgattctggtggcagcgggccggaccagtgttcctttcaacttgggcttgctgagttatggcatcatggttcctaccacgtgggccttggccacgtggagcctgattacatggcctattgggctttggccaagtggcagacggtcatatgggctaatttcgttctgccaatcatgtcttgcttcaagcaagaaaatggtcatttgatggtgaaagtgctcttctagagcgacccaaagagtctgtgtatcctcttcatcggatactcaacttggagtgttttctccatatgtttcctttgaaaattatggcactcatattaaaagcctcaatgacgacattgttagcattgattgttgatctcatcttctttgcaatcagatgaattttcacatcttgagttcactttagatagtttcttctggaaacctccaaagcaacaaagtcaagtttgttgagatttggcatttcttacaggaaaggaacaaataatcttagtgctttgggtagtatcgtccataagcaactaataggaatttcaggttctataacatggtatggaaaatcggattaaacatgtaaaatctactggttttatcatgtgtggtgaatttatgaaggaaacttcaagtttcttaaatggcattatcgaaactacaggttcgatatgtgaatgaactactggttcatttagaacttctagttcattaggtacctgcattttctacacatatattctagtgcgaaaatttagacaagtaacacaataatattgaattgagcaaattgaaataatctcacaaattggataaatggaaatcacaaatcaattgagatattaattgcatgctagtaaaataacatattaattatcacacaattatgtgaataaatgcttctggcaattaattacacatattaaatatggtgaatctatttacaatatcaaatcatttttccttttatttgattctgctggaccaaaggagtgggcttgatagtgaagcctatcgggcttagtctgcgagcttgtgacccggcctttcatgcgtaattcaaatggtgtgtgaggcctgctaggctgctaggtcccgcagagggagagtgggtctgctgggctcaagctggtctgccaaggaatgaaaagttattactcaacccttttggtaactccaattaaatacgaccaggtaagagtatgaggtttgggtggagcgaggctctcttaagtacacagcctcattgtatcttgcctagacatcgcatcgaattgggtgcgcctacttggaaagattcataacCTTTCAATGTTATCGAAACTACGGGTTCGATacgtgtgaacttctggttcaatatttatgtatgaacttctggttcaatatttatgtgtgtgaacttccggttcgttaagtacctgcattctgcacatatatattctaatgcaaagaatttaagcgggtaaaatatttaaatttaatatgagcaggtaacaccacaaaacattatcataataaataatgaaggaaagatgtatcattatcacaaagtccaaacaagtatatataaatatttgccacaatatacATGAACTGAAGAagttgatagctaaattaaaagctactgattttccttttttctcattcaattatgccaattatagtgcaagagaaataagtgtctctcatagaggattaggttaaactagatgcttcaacaaaagtcataaaTCATGACTGCAGTTCTTACTGAACAACAGTCGAAAGACGAACTGAAACActaagcaaaactacccagaaaaatatgaaaatttacagagatgcagtaaacacacaggggttccagcatacaaaatttggtgagttttggagttgatttactatttcaaataaatactggaacacagagaacagaaggtaaaatgaaacagcaaaatcggtttttgtttggaaaaacctacttggttgtagagctggtagagtgaagttgattgaatgatgaactgcctcttctctgcaacccaagagttattcacctctcctCTTGTCAATCTACAATCCAAATCGtagagctattcgtgctgataacgtgttgtaaaacgaacatagaaagtgtttcatgcagaaaatggagagagctttgcttcaaagaacttgagagagagagagagtttagatgcagagaaggagtgtagtattttctgtattcatctcataacatggatgagaaatggactacatatagtggaagatagggaacatgtagcctaaagtcctccataaaacaaggacccctaaagtcctccataaaacaaggattcctaaagtcatccataaaacatggaaagggtaagcctataacaacataatgatttaccctatatctatttacatgatatagccataatgatttacaacattcttttccattctttcttttgtttgttatCTGGAGATCTTCTTATATGTCAGGACtatgatttttccttttgtGCTGCATCCTGCCATATAAATTCTAAACTTGCATGTTTTAGTATTTCTAATAATAATCAGTAATcaacaaggaaaacaaaagtAAGATTAGTTCACAAAAACTGCTTGATTGTAAAACCATTAAACATTGAATCAGCTGGGAGATTAATCTTCCGACTGCCTTGCATGAGCGTAGGAGGTCACAAAAATGCCAAGTCTCTGGACCTATTAGAGAAGCTAAGTCAGCAAATGATGATTTATGGCCATGTGAATAGCTGAAAGGATCGCTGGACTTCACAACACAAGATGATCAATTCCAGATGGGAAATGTACCATAAATCTTTTGATGGTTTGTGATTTATTGATTCTCTTCTGTAATTCATTTTATAGATAAGTCCTCTAATTATGTTTCAGTATTATGTTCCAACTAGGAGATTATTCCTTTTTGCAGAGGCAAGTTACTCATGCATCCAGTATTTGGTTAGGAGCCCATCCCAGGGCTCACTTCCCTTTATCTTACTTTTGGAAAACATTTGTGATACATATACTGATACAAATTTACATATATGCTGATCCTCCACATGTGCAGAGACAGTAACCACTGCATCTTCCTTTAGTGACTAAATGTTCAATGCAAATACCGTAGGTCATAAAATGAGTGAACAACTGTTGCTTGTTAGTTGTCAGAGTTAAATACAACAAATGCAACAATATGAGGAACTATTCTTCTGGTAATGAAGGTATGAGTAACTGACTTAATTTTCGTATAATTCATTTATTAGTTACTTTTAAGGAAATTAAACCGATAGAAAATTATAGGTGAGAGAGTGTTTTAATGCTTTGTAGTACTCTTCATTATATGCTACCATCCAACTGAAAAACAGTGATTGGCAGCACAAAATTTCCTTTAGAAGTCTATGCAGTAATATGGCTGATCAAAAATTTTGTTAATCTTCTTTCTACTAATTATTTACAGTATCATCAGCTTGTTACAAGTATATGGTGGGAAAGGTCAAAACCTGATCCACCTCCTTTTGTGACTAGCTTGTTGCTAAAGTCAAATATCAATTGCCTCAGCATCAGGGATCGCGCCTACTACAGAGGTATGCGTATCTTTCATTTATCAAAGCATGTATAATTTTGCACATAAACAGGCTCTTTGTGATAAAGTATTATCTTGCATGCTttctgttgtgaaattttaattaaaactcgcaagcgcacgaatcgtcgttagtatagtgtgcaagtacgaggtcgttccaactgaggattgataatcaatttaaattctaacctaattaatccaaacacaaaaacacataaacaatcaaactaaagaaaatatggttttaaggttttcgacttaaacaaataatgtgaaaattaaagaaagaaagaaagaaagaaacaaataatgataaaacctagggtttcagaatcaactactaacaatcctatttatgtttcaatgcaattaacagattcttttgtttctctagatgataattcccgtatctaagtccttctcaggtactctagaccatagttttccttaagtgtatgatgctctccctctcgggtaaagatcttatatcctaactatgcagtttatccttctcaggtataaatttaacatgcagaattcattacgctttagaaaacaagggaatcaagcaaatcattagtctttctcaagtaataatgtaatttaccacacttaatcacaagaagctaatcaaattatattgcatctctgcttcaaatttgtcttccaattactatatgcaaagccctaaggtgatcaatcaaagaacttaaacataaagcatcaattcaaatagtgattaagcattcatcataaagaaactataaatccatcaataaaacatcaaagtacataaacaatcatgatagggcattatcctaaccctagaaaaggttttaacaaaagataactaagtaaaacataggaaaaacataaaaagaatggaagggaaaagatggggaaagatggatgagtcgtctctgctccgtaggcgtctacattgtgctcccgagactctcctctcatgtaaattcgtgctcccttatatagggaagatttctgctcatctttggcttcatgtttccttgtaaaacttggatttagattcctttcttcatttggaatgggaaaaccttgaaatatctcttgtagaagtagaaataagttcatcattgaatcctcatctgaattaacttccttgaaacattaggattgatgatcttgtgccacggaacttgagttctccacgaatggttgtaaattcccgagcagatttcctgtccgacctatcttcactcaaataatcataactttctccagaagtatcgaaatcgagatccgtaaaattctacagaaaatagacatccgtagctttccatgcatataagagtcattgtctgattcgatgtgggtaactcccagtaattcggagaagttggatgttctgcagaGACAGATTTTGGaacctgggcgtctttcaatcctagttagctcattttagcttcttttcttctctttatgagacaaacctacaaaaacactgtaacaacataaatgactcgaaataaggaggactaagcataaatactaagattaagaggcaaagaaatataggaaaatatgagcacatcacttTCACTTTTCTATCATTTCGTTCAAATTGAGAAAGAGTGATGCAACTCGTAAGGAGAAGCCATTACAGATGCTTATTAATTAATATAGTTTACTGAATGATATTAATTCTTTTACAGGGAGTACATCAAAATTCCAAGAggctcctcaacaagctgcaaAGTAGCAATTTGAGTTAGATGAAACTCTTGATTCCATTCAGAAATAAGTACTCTTGAGTCCGTTCAGAAATCGGTACAGGAGAAGATATGAGGAACCTTGGTATAGTTCCTCATATATTTTCTGGGACCATTACACAGATGAAAACGTACAGTTCTGGAAAACCGATCAGCAGAGCTGATGAAAGAAGCTGTTAATTCTCTCCGGAAAGAAAATTAGCAGCTCCGGCATGCAATTTCTCTGAGCCGTGGTGAAGATTGCATTAGTGTTGGATAATTTTTTGGATAGTGCCTGTTGTTTATTTTTTACAATTGAAGACGGATGAATTTGGGTTTTCAAGGGTAGCTTGTAAAATAGAGGCTTATCAtgtacatattttttttttttccctcaacttttggggtGTGTGGTACTCTTTTTCCCTTCGCTCAggattttgtcccactgggttttacccgggcaaggttttaacgaggccacTCATTAGCACCCAGCTATGTTGTAATCCTTCTGGTCTTAATGAAATCCATTTAGGGGATAACTGCAGCTGCTGGCTTCTGGGTCTCTCCTCGGTGGTCAACTCGACGGATTCGATCTCGGATTTGGAGGCGATCAGGCGGCGAGATGTTTGGAGTGGCGTGGCCGGGGGCAACTCGGTGCGGCCCGATCTGGCCAGGATCTTTTGGTCCCGATCTGGGTCTTCTCCATGGGGCGATGAAGCTTGTTTCGCTGCAGGTTCTGGTTTCGATCTGGGATGACAGATCGCTGATGGCGGTCTGGCGAAGGCGGCGGTGCTGCCCTCTGCAGGGGCCGGCGGCTGTGACTGTAGGGGATTTGGGCCTGGCCCGGCCGGCAGTTTGTGGGAGTCTCTTTTCTTGGATTGTTGCTAGGGCTTGGGCCCtctttttgggcctgggcttagCAAGttattttatttctgttttaaTGTATTGTTGTTATGTTTCTAGGTCGCTtctttggcgtgaaataagagTCTACACTTGTTGTGTAGAACTAGTAGGGCCTTGTGCCAGTCTATGCACTCAATGTGCCTTATATGCTCTAGGTTGGCAGCGAGTTTTtggctttgtcaaatggtcgttaCCGCCTAATGGCAGGATGAAGCTCAGTGTCGTCGGATCTATCATCTGGCGGCAACAatgtaggaaagctgtgctaaagcaggTACTTATGCTAGGTTGTACACGGGGTACATATAGTgttatctttccgctatgtcactgctatgttaaagcaaatggagtagctattgcactctttgctagttggtgcttgttagaatacaagtctcctgtagagatttctgatattattttgaaaatttttctagatgcttatggtaatcaggggtttaggctcaatgtccccccttgtattcgatagtttcattaatcaaggcttgagggcagctccACCAGccattctataaaaaaaaaaaatgaaatccattttgataaaaaaaacgAAAAGACTGCCTTTGTGTCCCAGCTTGCATTCTTTCTCTTTCCAGATATTTGGTTAAGATCGAAGTTTGAACAGCAAGTAATAGTTAACATCAAGTTACAATAGAGGCATACAGCAAAAATGATTTAAACCGACAATGTTAGGCCCAAATATTTTACCAACAAAATACTTGAAAAGAAACTCAAAAGCCCTAGTTGAAATAGGAAGACTGAAAagtttgctttttttttcttccaaataATTTGTAGTGTTGCTTAGCTGGCATCGAAGAATCTAAGACGATTCCATAGTATCACCTCGATAGAGTTTCTTTCTTCTTATGGTAAAAGTAAAACCTCTGGATTAGAAAAAATCAAATattttataagaattgtaatatTTTACAAGCTTCCATCATACATCAACAAAAGCCCAAGagctaaaaacccaaaaaaggaGCAAGAATAATTAAGTTTTCCTTTAATGATGATATAATCCTACACTGACCCGATTCCACAACCCGGGTCCACATCCAAATCCAGTCAACCCCTACCTAGTCCTCCGCTCCCGTCTCTCCGGAACGTTCTCGTGACTCAAGTAACAGTCGG
Protein-coding regions in this window:
- the LOC133717790 gene encoding uncharacterized protein LOC133717790; protein product: MKLRVHHSDYPIKSIRLDNTGEFTLKSFDDYCISLGIDAEHIVPYVHTQDGLANRILVMRTKLLVFAWGYAILHAAMLVPLRPTATQPYSALQLVTGYEPDVSHLLAFGYAVRVPIVPSQRTKLGPQRRMGIYVGYESPSIIRFLEPLTGDLFTARFADCYFDETVFPPLGGDKNVTVPDERRELTWKVPTMSHLDPRTAQCDNEVRRILDLQSVAQNMPDAFSDLAKVTRSHIPAANVPARIDVPVGRVVPDGRGTTMAANQSHIPAQKLGRPLGSKDSYPRKRVKPAQTNPLDIAISADPSHEIIPDYGSVLEETTLGDAPTSEPTPENREISVNYACLSEIWNRNEIIIDDIFVFAVATEIINNDDIEPRSVDNVNVETTGQNGKKQSRSN